One Hordeum vulgare subsp. vulgare chromosome 4H, MorexV3_pseudomolecules_assembly, whole genome shotgun sequence DNA window includes the following coding sequences:
- the LOC123449272 gene encoding nuclear pore complex protein NUP155 — protein MMAWAEDEAIGPDVASAGLHVSERIGRDAAAQPDLEEALEASRYASHPYSSHPKEWPPLVEVAETRQLPPMLIERYNAAAGEGTALCGIFSEIHRAWATVDNSFYVWRFDKWDGQCQEYHADEQAICAVGLATAKPGIFVEAIQYILVLATPVELMLVGVCCSASADGTDPYAELSLQPLPEYMISTDGVTMTCITCTDKGQIFLSGRDGHIYELQYTTGSGWRKRCRKVCLTTGLGSLLSRWVLPSAFNFSAVDPIVDMVIDEERNTIYARTEGMKLQLFDLGASGDGPLKKVTEEKNLIDPRDAPYGGRRPNASRAARSPKPSIVCISPLSAMESKWLHAVAVLSDGKRLFISTSGGSSSSVGLNSGLQRPSCLKIVATRPSPPLGVGGGLTFGAVSAAGRAQPEDLALKVESAFYSAGALIMSDSSATAMSSLLAVQKDSAAQLSLPNTFATASRSSKALRETVSALPVEGRMLCASDVFPLPDAAFIMQSLYADVECFSAFRKPSEKASIKLWAKGDLPTQHILPRRRIVVFNTMGLMELVFNRPVDILRKLFDGNTLRSQIEEFFNRFGAGEAAAMCLMLAAKLLYTEDSLISNTVSEKAAEAFEDPGLVGMPQLNSTTALSNTRAQAGGFSMGQVVQEAEPLFSGAYEGLCLCSSRLLYPVWELPVMVVRGLIGSNDHGDGVVVCRLSTGAMKVLECKIRSLETFLRSRRNKRRGLYGYVAGLGDSGSILYKTGPTIGAGIHNNGKSPYRIRDMDSADQSASSKKPRSLYTSAELAAMEVRAIECLRRLLRRSGEALVLLQLICQHNVARLVQTLGNDLRKKLVQLTFHQLVCSEDGDQLAMRLISSLMEYYIGPEGKGTVEDISTKLREGCPSYFNESDYKYYSAVESLEKASMTNNQDERDILAREAFNLLTKIPDSADLSAICKRFENLRFYEAVVRLPLQKVQALDSNADVINGQIDARHHDTITAQRVQCYDIVMNALRTLKGAGRSGAPGPVTALDPASRSKCIKQIIQLSVQWPDTAFHEHLYRTLIELGLDNELLEYGGSDLVAFLQSAGRKHQEEVRGAPRLDDLGAPISTSQTKYLELLARYYVLKGEHVAAARMLLILAERQCSNAEEAPALDQRYQFLSNAVLQAKSAGIAADSSRNPIDSSTVDLLEGKLTVLRFQMQIKQELESMASRLEAIPDSSESPSDPFPRDNILADLESAKEAKDKAKELSLNLKSITQLYNDYAVPFNLWEVCLEMLNFANYSGDADSKIVREIWARLLDQTLTRGGLAEACSVVKRVGSKLDPADGACLPLDIICLHLEKAALDRLSSGQELVGDEDVARALLGACKGLAEPVLAVYDQLLSNGAIVPSLTLKLRLLRSVLAILREWGMSVIAHKLGTTTAGASFFLDGTFSLNQTGSLQKGVRDKIISLANRYMTEVRRLNLPQNQTDNVYRGFRDLEEKLLSPY, from the exons ATGATGGCGTGGGCGGAGGACGAGGCCATCGGCCCCGACGTCGCCTCGGCGGGGCTGCACGTCTCGGAGCGGATCGGCCGCGACGCCGCCGCGCAGCCCGACCTGGAGGAGGCGCTCGAGGCCTCGCGCTACGCCTCCCACCCTTACTCCTCGCACCCCAAGGAG TGGCCTCCTCTGGTGGAAGTTGCAGAAACTCGGCAGCTTCCTCCTATGCTGATTGAGAGATATAATGCAGCTGCTGGTGAAGGAACAGCACTTTGTGGAATATTTTCTGAAATACACCGGGCTTGGGCAACCGTTGACAATTCATTTTACGTTTGGCGCTTTGATAAGTG GGATGGTCAGTGTCAAGAGTATCATGCTGATGAGCAAGCAATTTGTGCTGTTGGACTTGCTACAGCAAAGCCTGGGATTTTTGTTGAAGCAATTCAGTACATTTTAGTTCTAGCAACTCCTGTTGAG CTGATGCTTGTTGGAGTTTGCTGTTCTGCTAGTGCTGATGGAACTGATCCGTATGCTGAACTTTCATTGCAACCTTTACCCGAGTACATGATTTCTACTGATGGTGTCACAATGACATGCATCACATGTACAGATAAGGGCCAGATTTTCCTGTCAGGACGTGATGGGCATATATATGAATTGCAATACACAACTGGTTCAGGCTGGCGTAAACGCTGCCGTAAAGTTTGCCTTACCACGGGTTTAGGCAGTCTTCTTTCCAG GTGGGTCCTGCCAAGTGCGTTTAATTTCTCAGCTGTTGATCCTATAGTGGACATGGTTATTGATGAGGAGAGGAACACTATCTATGCACGCACAGAAGGCATGAAATTGCAACTATTTGATTTAGGAGCTAGTGGTGATGGTCCCTTGAAAAAAGTCACTGAAGAGAAGAACCTTATTGATCCACGAGATGCACCTTATGGTGGTCGAAGGCCTAATGCATCAAGAGCTGCACGATCCCCGAAACCGTCAATAGTATGCATCTCACCTTTGTCTGCCATGGAATCGAAATGGCTCCATGCTGTTGCTGTTTTATCAGATGGCAAGAGATTATTCATTTCTACATCAGGTGGAAGCAGTTCTTCAGTTGGACTGAACTCAGGTTTGCAGAGGCCGAGCTGTTTAAAAATTGTTGCTACTAGGCCTTCCCCACCTCTAGGGGTTGGTGGGGGACTTACATTTGGTGCTGTTTCTGCTGCTGGCAGAGCTCAGCCGGAGGATCTGGCGTTGAAAGTCGAGTCTGCATTCTATTCTGCGGGCGCTCTTATAATGTCAGATTCATCTGCTACAGCTATGTCCTCCCTTCTAGCTGTGCAGAAAGATTCTGCTGCCCAGTTATCACTGCCCAATACCTTCGCAACAGCTTCTAGAAGCTCTAAGGCTCTCCGAGAAACAGTCTCTGCTTTGCCTGTTGAGGGCCGGATGCTTTGCGCTTCCGATGTCTTCCCACTTCCAGATGCTGCTTTCATCATGCAGTCTTTATATGCTGACGTGGAATGCTTTTCAGCATTCAGAAAACCTTCTGAGAAGGCATCTATAAAGCTGTGGGCCAAAGGCGATCTTCCTACCCAACATATCTTACCGCGGAGGAGGATTGTAGTATTCAATACAATGGGTTTGATGGAATTAGTTTTTAACAGGCCTGTCGACATTCTAAGGAAGTTGTTTGATGGGAACACCTTGAGATCCCAAATAGAAGAGTTCTTTAACCGCTTTGGTGCTGGAGAGGCTGCAGCAATGTGCTTAATGCTAGCTGCGAAGTTACTTTACACTGAAGATAGTCTGATAAGCAACACGGTTTCTGAGAAGGCTGCTGAAGCATTTGAGGACCCTGGGCTTGTTGGAATGCCTCAACTTAACAGCACTACTGCTTTGTCTAACACTCGAGCTCAGGCTGGAGGCTTTAGCATGGGACAAGTTGTTCAGGAAGCAGAACCTTTGTTTTCCGGTGCATATGAAGGGCTTTGCTTATGCTCATCCAGACTTCTGTATCCTGTGTGGGAGCTTCCAGTTATGGTGGTTCGGGGACTGATAGGTTCCAATGACCATGGGGATGGTGTGGTCGTTTGTAGACTTTCTACTGGTGCCATGAAAGTTCTTGAGTGCAAGATTCGTTCGTTGGAAACATTTTTGAGGTCCAGAAGGAACAAGAGAAGAGGACTTTATGGGTATGTTGCTGGCCTCGGAGATTCTGGTTCCATACTGTACAAAACAGGGCCTACCATTGGTGCTGGTATCCATAACAATGGAAAGAGTCCCTACCGCATTAGAGATATGGATTCTGCAGATCAATCTGCATCGAGTAAGAAGCCACGGTCGCTTTATACATCAGCAGAACTAGCTGCTATGGAG GTAAGGGCAATCGAGTGCCTTAGGCGGTTGCTTCGAAGATCTGGTGAAGCACTTGTTCTACTTCAACTTATTTGTCAGCACAATGTTGCTCGCTTGGTTCAGACACTAGGCAATGATTTGCGCAAAAAGTTAGTTCAGTTAACGTTTCATCAGTTAGTATGTTCTGAGGATGGTGACCAGCTTGCGATGCGGCTTATTTCTTCACTCATGGAG TACTACATTGGCCCAGAGGGCAAAGGAACTGTTGAGGATATCAGCACTAAATTGAGGGAGGGCTGTCCTAGCTACTTCAACGAGTCAGACTACAAGTATTACTCGGCAGTTGAGAGTCTCGAGAAAGCATCTATGACAAATAACCAGGACGAGAGAGATATTCTTGCTAGGGAAGCCTTCAATCTCTTGACGAAAATTCCAGACTCTGCTGATTTGAGTGCTATATGCAAGAGATTTGAGAACCTACG ATTCTACGAGGCAGTAGTGCGGTTGCCACTACAGAAGGTTCAAGCACTTGATTCCAATGCTGATGTTATTAATGGGCAAATTGATGCAAGACATCATGATACTATAACTGCACAGCGTGTACAGTGCTATGACATAGTTATGAATGCTCTGCGTACACTCAAAGGTGCAGGACGAAGTGGGGCACCTGGTCCAGTGACTGCCCTTGATCCAGCTTCTCGAAGCAAATGTATCAAACAGATTATTCAGCTAAGTGTCCAGTGGCCCGACACAGCTTTCCATGAGCATCTATACAGGACACTTATTGAGCTCGGTCTGGATAATGAACTTCTGGAGTACGGAGGCTCTGATTTGGTTGCTTTTCTTCAGAGTGCTGGTCGTAAGCATCAAGAAGAG GTTCGAGGGGCTCCTAGGTTGGATGATTTAGGTGCACCTATTTCTACTAGCCAAACGAAGTATCTTGAGCTCCTAGCAAGGTACTATGTTCTCAAGGGGGAGCATGTTGCTGCTGCCAGGATGTTATTGATATTGGCGGAAAGGCAGTGCTCTAATGCCGAAGAAGCTCCTGCTCTTGACCAGAG GTATCAATTTCTGAGCAACGCTGTGCTACAAGCCAAAAGTGCAGGCATTGCTGCTGATTCGTCGAGAAATCCTATTGATAGTAGTACGGTGGATCTACTTGAAGGCAAACTTACAGTCCTTCGGTTTCAAATGCAAATCAAACAGGAATTAGAGTCTATGGCTTCACGGCTTGAAGCTATCCCAGACAGTTCTGAATCACCCAGTGACCCCTTCCCGCGTGATAATATTCTAGCTGATTTAGAATCTGCCAAGGAGGCCAAGGACAAGGCGAAAGAGCTTTCACTGAATCTTAAGAGTATTACTCAACTATACAATGACTATGCTGTTCCATTTAATCTTTGGGAG GTTTGCCTGGAAATGCTGAACTTTGCAAATTACTCTGGAGACGCTGATAGCAAAATTGTCCGGGAAATTTGGGCCAGACTCCTTGACCAAACATTGACAAGAGGTGGTTTAGCAGAAGCATGTTCTGTGGTGAAAAGAGTTGGCTCAAAACTAGATCCTGCAGATGGAGCTTGTTTACCTTTGGATATAATATGCCTTCATCTTGAGAAGGCTGCACTG GATAGATTAAGTTCAGGACAGGAATTAGTTGGTGATGAGGATGTTGCAAGGGCTCTTCTCGGAGCTTGTAAAGGTCTAGCTGAGCCTGTGCTTGCTGTGTATGATCAGCTGTTATCGAATGGCGCAATCGTGCCCTCACTTACTCTGAAGCTGCGGCTTCTGAGATCAGTTCTTGCAATCCTTCGAGAATGGGGAATGTCAGTCATTGCACATAAGCTAGGCACCACAACTGCTGGGGCTTCATTCTTTTTGGATGGAACATTCTCGCTGAATCAAACAGGGTCTTTGCAGAAGGGTGTTCGAGATAAAATAATTAGTTTGGCGAACAG GTATATGACAGAGGTGAGGCGATTGAATCTCCCACAGAACCAAACAGATAATGTCTACCGAGGTTTCCGTGACCTAGAGGAGAAATTGTTATCTCCTTATTAG